One stretch of Leptospira mtsangambouensis DNA includes these proteins:
- the jag gene encoding RNA-binding cell elongation regulator Jag/EloR gives MNNYIFEAEGKTKSEAEEYSLETLRLQPGDLRFEVVDSGKSGFLGITQKKPAVVRAFVANNDIPSEKIIHGVIITILKKMGIPAEVVGMGDVDGKIYVELTSKESGLIIGKRGGTLDSLQFLLNLMVDPKIRHNRKIVLDIESYRDKRELSLIRLAKSVAASVIKSGRSKLLDPMNPFERRIVHMAIQEDERVFTRSEGNGTFKRVRVISAKEKHKYKDLEDPSKKGLPVEDFADGVDQEDLD, from the coding sequence ATGAATAATTACATTTTCGAAGCCGAAGGAAAAACGAAAAGTGAGGCAGAAGAATACTCTCTCGAAACACTTCGTCTCCAACCAGGCGATTTACGATTCGAAGTAGTTGATTCCGGAAAATCCGGATTTTTAGGAATCACACAAAAAAAACCAGCCGTTGTACGCGCGTTTGTTGCAAACAACGACATCCCATCCGAAAAAATCATTCATGGAGTGATCATCACCATTTTGAAAAAAATGGGAATTCCTGCTGAAGTGGTAGGAATGGGTGATGTAGATGGAAAAATCTATGTCGAACTTACAAGTAAAGAATCAGGACTCATTATTGGTAAAAGAGGAGGAACTTTAGATTCTCTTCAATTCCTTCTCAACCTAATGGTTGATCCAAAAATTCGTCACAACCGAAAAATAGTTTTGGATATCGAATCTTATCGCGACAAACGCGAGTTATCTCTTATTCGATTGGCAAAATCCGTTGCCGCATCCGTAATTAAATCTGGAAGATCCAAACTACTCGATCCAATGAATCCTTTCGAAAGAAGAATTGTTCATATGGCAATTCAAGAAGATGAAAGAGTTTTCACAAGATCAGAAGGAAACGGAACTTTTAAAAGAGTTCGTGTCATCTCGGCAAAAGAAAAACATAAATACAAAGATTTGGAAGATCCATCTAAAAAAGGACTTCCTGTTGAAGATTTTGCTGATGGAGTAGATCAAGAAGATCTTGATTGA
- the yidC gene encoding membrane protein insertase YidC codes for MQNDSTNRQGRLFLALFLSLAVWMGINYFFFPPQPPKPKTADEVSKKNDSEKEKPNGNATDSKSEIKKPTAETTKLNPVKPEDVKTFSLKTDSFLVHFSSLGGRITEYYIKDHKEPDGSEFAIAKDPKFEIEFDGKKEKAVELTRGQGFDFNIIEDKDTIPFSAYNLVNFSSSYNAETKTVIFEAPSLDGKYTIQKKFQFFPSENYFKFHLTLKNRSTETINISPSKSDVYFRSFSSLGPVLKKKEDFNDRDNAHYFRYYYLDGSFKDHVDGTSTQGFFDNLFGSNDGKDTRYEIKKGSNEKVDFVGTGSRYFIGVIDPLDDKPAGVLLDNRKGNETGVLLVYDNLKLGPGEEVNLDYAAYVGVRELDGTAFRDSNLDPKINKDSVFAGLSESLDKSFNQGITTPLRNGIVWILKKIYLVIPNYGWAIVIFAILFKLAFYPLNKKQAESMKKMQELSPQIKLINEKYADDPKLKQEKTVELYKKNGTNPMAGCLPMLIQIPIFIALYTAFSDTVDLWNSPFLWIKDLSEPDTVYTTPKLAFIGALAINILPLIMVATQVVQSRMTTVSTDPNQKMMMYMMPVIMLYFFWSMPAGVTMYWTMQNILSIAQQVYTNKFGKSEDKKPTNNGPEPANKASAVARPGFRNQNKKKK; via the coding sequence ATGCAAAATGATTCCACCAACAGACAAGGTCGTTTATTCCTCGCGCTATTCCTCAGTTTAGCGGTATGGATGGGGATTAACTATTTCTTCTTTCCACCACAACCACCGAAACCAAAAACCGCGGACGAAGTTTCCAAAAAAAATGATTCTGAAAAAGAGAAACCTAACGGAAATGCAACGGATTCAAAATCAGAAATTAAAAAGCCAACAGCAGAAACAACTAAGTTAAATCCAGTAAAACCAGAAGACGTAAAAACCTTTTCTTTAAAGACAGATTCATTTTTAGTTCATTTTTCTAGTTTAGGCGGAAGAATCACAGAATACTATATTAAAGATCATAAAGAACCAGATGGTTCTGAATTTGCGATTGCAAAAGATCCTAAATTCGAAATTGAATTTGATGGGAAAAAAGAAAAAGCTGTAGAACTCACTAGAGGACAAGGTTTTGACTTCAACATCATTGAAGACAAAGACACCATTCCTTTTTCTGCATACAACTTAGTAAACTTTAGTTCCAGTTACAATGCCGAAACAAAAACAGTAATCTTCGAAGCACCTTCGTTAGATGGAAAATATACGATCCAAAAGAAATTTCAGTTTTTCCCATCTGAAAACTATTTCAAATTTCATTTAACACTTAAAAACAGATCCACAGAAACCATCAATATCTCCCCTTCAAAATCTGATGTTTACTTTAGATCTTTTAGTTCCCTTGGACCAGTACTTAAGAAAAAAGAAGACTTTAATGATCGTGATAACGCTCACTACTTTCGTTATTACTACTTAGATGGAAGTTTTAAAGACCACGTAGATGGAACCAGCACACAAGGTTTTTTTGATAACCTATTTGGTTCAAATGATGGAAAAGACACACGTTACGAAATCAAAAAAGGTTCGAACGAAAAAGTAGACTTCGTGGGAACAGGAAGCCGTTACTTCATCGGCGTCATCGACCCATTGGATGATAAACCAGCTGGAGTCCTCCTTGATAACCGCAAAGGGAACGAAACAGGTGTTCTTTTAGTTTATGACAATTTGAAACTTGGACCAGGTGAAGAAGTAAACTTAGATTATGCGGCTTATGTCGGTGTTAGAGAACTTGACGGAACTGCTTTCCGCGATAGCAACCTTGATCCAAAAATCAACAAAGACTCCGTGTTTGCAGGCCTTAGTGAATCTCTCGACAAATCCTTTAACCAAGGGATAACAACACCTCTTCGCAATGGAATTGTTTGGATCTTAAAAAAGATCTATCTCGTCATTCCTAACTACGGTTGGGCAATCGTGATTTTTGCGATCCTCTTTAAATTAGCATTCTATCCGCTGAACAAAAAACAGGCGGAATCGATGAAAAAGATGCAGGAGTTATCTCCACAAATCAAACTCATCAATGAAAAATATGCGGATGATCCAAAACTCAAACAAGAAAAGACAGTAGAGTTATATAAAAAGAACGGAACCAATCCAATGGCAGGTTGCCTTCCGATGCTCATCCAAATTCCTATCTTTATCGCATTGTATACTGCATTTTCCGATACAGTTGATCTTTGGAATTCTCCATTTTTATGGATCAAAGATTTAAGTGAACCAGATACTGTTTATACTACTCCAAAGTTAGCGTTTATTGGAGCCCTTGCGATCAACATCCTTCCACTCATCATGGTAGCAACGCAAGTAGTTCAGTCTAGAATGACAACGGTTTCCACTGATCCAAACCAAAAGATGATGATGTACATGATGCCAGTCATCATGTTATATTTTTTCTGGTCAATGCCTGCTGGTGTGACAATGTATTGGACAATGCAAAATATTCTATCGATCGCACAACAAGTGTATACGAACAAATTTGGTAAATCAGAAGATAAAAAACCAACAAATAATGGGCCAGAGCCAGCAAACAAAGCTTCTGCGGTTGCAAGACCTGGGTTTAGAAACCAAAACAAAAAGAAAAAATGA
- the yidD gene encoding membrane protein insertion efficiency factor YidD gives MNRLFLVLIFLYKKLLSPLLPPACRFSPSCSEYAKQAFETYPWYKALVLSVVRISKCHPYHEGGHDPLPKSFNKS, from the coding sequence ATGAATCGGCTGTTTTTGGTTCTCATTTTTCTCTACAAAAAACTGCTGTCCCCTCTATTGCCACCGGCTTGCCGGTTTTCCCCCAGTTGTTCTGAATATGCCAAACAAGCGTTTGAAACTTATCCTTGGTATAAGGCGCTTGTTCTTAGTGTAGTTAGAATTTCAAAATGCCATCCTTACCACGAAGGCGGGCATGATCCTTTACCGAAATCCTTTAACAAGAGTTAA
- the rpmH gene encoding 50S ribosomal protein L34 translates to MKRTFQPSKIKRVRTHGFRARMATPGGRNVIANRRRKGRAKLTVSDEKIGRKF, encoded by the coding sequence ATGAAACGTACATTCCAACCGAGTAAAATTAAACGCGTGAGAACTCACGGATTCCGAGCCAGAATGGCTACCCCAGGCGGACGAAATGTGATAGCCAACAGAAGAAGAAAAGGCCGTGCTAAATTGACTGTTTCCGACGAAAAAATCGGGAGAAAGTTCTAA
- a CDS encoding MltA domain-containing protein: MISVSLLIGLLSIVDLFAESNKIHNRRHNQNSKNQSSAFHIPETVKPFNQMDFVRDSNLESALRESIQHYKRLPKDNKFRFGEEEFTNEEILRSFSNLQSIIHNTPDDQIKSEIEKYFQYIELRPSTDLPTITGYYEVRIRGKNKQEGEFQYPALTPPISDSSFSENPKHFHRDKWIQKSIWEKYSKPIVFLRLTDLHLAQLEGSALVEMETNERFRINYAEDNGKDYISPSVHLHGICPSLKPYHLSNCIQSKPKEVTEAILKNPRYIFFHKESLLDGDMSQYHLGPKGSGGIRLVAYRSVAMDIKIPLGLPVLLSFQSNKELVNNRLVFVHDRGNAITGLGRLDYFLGSENGVEEEANNLLTKGKVVLLLPRKEKKIR; the protein is encoded by the coding sequence ATGATCTCAGTTTCTTTATTGATTGGTTTACTTTCGATTGTTGATTTATTTGCAGAGTCAAATAAGATCCACAACCGTCGACACAATCAAAATAGCAAAAACCAGTCCTCCGCATTTCATATCCCTGAAACAGTAAAACCATTCAATCAGATGGATTTTGTGCGAGATTCAAATTTGGAATCCGCGTTAAGAGAATCGATACAACACTATAAAAGATTGCCTAAAGATAATAAATTTCGTTTTGGGGAGGAAGAATTCACAAATGAAGAAATCCTTCGGTCATTTTCAAATCTTCAGTCAATCATCCACAATACACCCGATGATCAGATAAAAAGTGAAATCGAAAAATATTTTCAATATATTGAGTTGAGACCTTCCACTGATTTACCAACGATTACAGGATATTATGAAGTACGAATTCGTGGAAAAAACAAACAAGAAGGAGAATTTCAGTATCCTGCATTAACTCCTCCTATCTCTGACTCAAGTTTTTCGGAGAATCCTAAACACTTTCATCGAGATAAATGGATTCAAAAATCAATTTGGGAAAAATATTCGAAACCTATTGTTTTCTTAAGATTGACGGACTTACATTTAGCACAGTTAGAAGGGTCGGCCCTAGTTGAAATGGAAACCAATGAGAGATTTCGGATCAATTATGCTGAAGACAATGGGAAAGATTATATTAGTCCTTCTGTTCATCTACATGGTATTTGTCCAAGTCTTAAACCATATCATTTATCAAATTGTATCCAATCTAAACCTAAGGAAGTAACTGAAGCAATTTTAAAGAATCCTAGATATATATTCTTTCACAAAGAATCATTGTTAGATGGTGACATGAGCCAATATCATTTGGGTCCAAAAGGTAGCGGTGGCATTCGATTGGTAGCTTACCGATCGGTGGCAATGGATATAAAAATTCCTTTAGGACTTCCTGTCCTTCTTTCTTTTCAATCAAATAAAGAATTGGTGAATAACCGTTTGGTTTTTGTTCATGATAGGGGAAATGCTATCACCGGTCTTGGTAGGTTGGATTATTTTTTAGGGAGTGAGAACGGAGTGGAAGAGGAAGCAAACAATTTGTTAACAAAAGGAAAAGTAGTTTTGTTACTCCCAAGGAAAGAAAAAAAAATTAGATAA
- a CDS encoding TetR/AcrR family transcriptional regulator: MKLTLKSLQNEFNAYQNPESEKEKDIVKAAEDVFAELGFSGATTAELAKRAGVTERTLFKYFPSKIDLYRRVLSGLLLSTILPGHMSDLKERLQSLKPNFKEWYVTILKARYTAVAKEPQKLKLLLGALLFSKEFAEIFGNLWKINLYDTSVEAIKYFQQIGEIRKDLDPNQIVRASFSLAASFLITKFVLAPKYPIDPEKEMETIFIIFYQGIKNEM; the protein is encoded by the coding sequence ATGAAACTAACCCTAAAGTCACTACAAAACGAATTTAATGCTTACCAAAATCCCGAGTCAGAAAAGGAAAAAGACATCGTAAAGGCTGCTGAGGATGTTTTTGCTGAGTTAGGATTTTCAGGTGCAACAACTGCAGAATTAGCAAAAAGGGCTGGTGTAACAGAACGTACGCTCTTTAAATATTTTCCCTCTAAGATTGATTTATATAGACGGGTTCTTTCAGGTTTACTTCTTTCAACGATTTTACCCGGCCATATGTCTGACCTCAAAGAAAGATTACAATCGTTGAAACCAAATTTCAAAGAATGGTATGTTACTATTTTAAAGGCAAGATATACTGCCGTAGCAAAAGAACCTCAAAAACTAAAACTACTTCTCGGTGCCCTACTGTTCTCAAAAGAATTTGCAGAGATCTTTGGGAATCTTTGGAAAATAAATTTGTATGATACTTCCGTAGAAGCTATCAAGTATTTTCAGCAAATAGGTGAGATCAGAAAGGATTTAGATCCGAATCAAATTGTAAGAGCTTCTTTTAGTTTGGCCGCTAGTTTTTTAATTACAAAATTTGTATTAGCACCCAAATATCCAATTGATCCAGAAAAAGAAATGGAAACTATTTTTATCATTTTTTACCAAGGAATCAAAAACGAAATGTAA
- a CDS encoding DAPG hydrolase family protein, protein MKKVQLGLLAKLDIRWNRKSVKSAESGREVLADGRVKYWIRHDTIKGVFPKMLVWWFQHLEGDIEYEGKIYNRYHVWHPEDHVHVSYEKRKPDGSVGPGAVLRIVEYLGRKKNYLVNVVSPIEKLDEEGFIHNPKLYGFLPIARMEYSFKESAEGTRYENCLIVGWKGFSFKLLRPIFEFLFFDNQHGFYWIKHNIEEVGQFESFLPDLYRKENENLR, encoded by the coding sequence ATGAAAAAGGTTCAATTAGGGTTGTTAGCAAAGTTGGATATACGTTGGAACAGGAAGTCTGTGAAATCGGCAGAATCCGGAAGAGAAGTGCTTGCCGATGGACGAGTTAAATATTGGATTCGGCATGATACAATCAAAGGAGTTTTTCCAAAAATGTTGGTTTGGTGGTTCCAACATTTAGAAGGTGATATCGAATATGAAGGAAAGATCTATAATCGTTATCATGTTTGGCATCCCGAAGACCATGTTCATGTTAGTTATGAAAAAAGAAAACCAGATGGTAGTGTTGGGCCTGGAGCAGTTTTAAGAATTGTAGAATACCTTGGTAGGAAAAAGAATTATTTAGTGAATGTTGTCAGTCCCATCGAAAAATTAGATGAGGAAGGTTTTATTCATAATCCAAAACTGTATGGATTTTTACCGATTGCAAGAATGGAATATAGTTTTAAGGAAAGTGCAGAGGGAACTCGTTATGAAAATTGTTTGATTGTCGGATGGAAAGGATTTAGTTTTAAGTTGTTACGACCCATCTTTGAGTTTTTGTTTTTTGACAATCAACATGGTTTTTATTGGATTAAACATAACATTGAAGAGGTGGGTCAGTTCGAAAGTTTTTTACCAGATCTTTATAGGAAGGAAAATGAAAATTTACGGTGA
- a CDS encoding glutathione S-transferase family protein has product MKIYGDRQSGNSYKLLLVTSFLEIPYEWQDIDIKKGETKTDSFLKMNPNGKIPILILDDGRILSESNAILNFLAEGSDLIPKDHFEKAKVLQWQFFEQYSHEPYIAVARFIKHYLGIPEERRAEYESKQEGGHKALRVMETQLTKNKFLVGDSLTTADISLFAYTHVAHEGGFDLSSYPKVLEWIKRIESLDRFKPMKSI; this is encoded by the coding sequence ATGAAAATTTACGGTGACAGACAATCAGGAAATAGTTATAAACTATTACTCGTAACTTCCTTTCTAGAGATTCCATACGAATGGCAAGATATTGATATAAAAAAAGGAGAAACCAAAACAGATTCATTTCTGAAAATGAATCCGAATGGGAAAATTCCTATTTTAATTTTGGATGATGGCAGAATTTTATCAGAGTCCAATGCTATTTTGAATTTTTTGGCGGAGGGGAGTGATCTGATTCCAAAAGACCATTTTGAAAAAGCCAAGGTCTTACAGTGGCAGTTTTTTGAACAATACAGTCATGAACCTTATATTGCAGTAGCAAGATTTATTAAGCATTATTTGGGGATTCCCGAGGAGAGACGAGCAGAATACGAATCTAAACAAGAAGGTGGGCATAAAGCTTTACGAGTTATGGAAACCCAGCTAACAAAGAATAAATTTTTGGTTGGTGATTCTTTAACTACAGCAGATATATCTTTGTTTGCTTACACACATGTGGCACATGAAGGTGGATTTGATTTATCATCATATCCAAAAGTTCTAGAATGGATCAAACGAATTGAATCATTGGATAGATTTAAACCAATGAAATCAATCTGA